Within the Takifugu rubripes chromosome 8, fTakRub1.2, whole genome shotgun sequence genome, the region GGATCAGTCCTGTCCAAAATACCACAGGCAATGTTTTGATCCAGTCTGCCCTGATTGTAATTTAAATGAgctcaattttatttttattgtatgTCTTAAAATCAAGATTGTCTTGAAGTGTTTTGCAGAAATAGAGATCCCAGGTCTTAACAGGAAAGCCTCACTTGAAAATGGACAAAACCTTGagaaggaccaggctcatatgggagGACCCAGGGAAAAGTGGGAGGAAAAAGCAAGATGCAGCAGgtgggagcagaggaagagctgaaTAGACAAAACATAATCAGAAagttttattttgcaacaacGAATCACAAGGGTAAAAGAGGTGGCAAATACAAAATAGGGCAGGTGGGAGTTGAAAAATAGGTTAAACGGAAGCATCACTGACTGACAGAAGTGTTAACACATTCGCTTTCAATACTcttgcttcttctttttgatTCTTTAACCTTTTGCTTACTTAACGCAGCATAAAGGACATTATCTTCTTGAATCTGCTaacaaaagagagaaaccaAAATCATACTCTATATACTGTAGACCACaaaaacgtttaaaaaaaaaaagtttaaaccAGTGTAGAATATTGATACTATCAAAGTAGTTTTGGTAAAATGTGATGCCAGAAACTCCACAAGCAAAAACAAGGAAGATATGATGCCAACTCCAGTGATTCCATTGTGATGAGCGTGTTTAGAAGAATGTTGAGATCCTTGTTACATTATCTGCTCTTAAACAAAAGGCTGATTTTGATTGGCTAGCAAAAAAACGACACTAGCTGCCCAAATTTGAAAACAGTGAATATTTCTTTAATTATACCTTGTCTTTATTATTTCTCAAGCCTATATGATTAAAAGTAGTTAACACGAAACGCAATTATTTTTTCAAGCTTACTAATTAATCGATACAACCAATGTAACAAAGGTCAGAGGAGATTCAAAGAAATGAAGCAGCTAGCAGAGGGGAAGCTAACAGACCATGAAAAATGTTTTTGGGTTTCTGTGCAGCTCAATCATATTAAAGTTGGCGACTGACTCATTGCAAATATACTAAGGATTAACATGTGCAATCTCAGTAATATTAAAAATTCTACAATGCAAAATGTTAAATACATCACATTATTTCTTTTAACTGTTTTTGTCAATGCACTAAAGTGACACTTTTGACGctgcaaagacttcctgtttgaaaccacaAGGCCAGAGTGGAAAAAGTAAATGTAGAACCAACCCATGCACATAGCCCAGAGCTTATGTGTTTACACAGCAAGCTGGAAAACATATTCTGACCACGTTTTCAAATTACTTTGGGAAGGGCAGCAAAATAAATGGAAACTTAAAATGTGACTGGTATTAACCAAATGCTTTAGTGTGGATAATTTATATCCAATGAAATGCCTAAAACTACAACAACtgtacaaagaaaaacagacccTCTAATCTCATAAAGGAATGAATCCCTGCCATCTCTCCAATCATCTGCTAATTTATCAATTCCTGCCTCACATCTTGCTCTAACTCAGACACCCTCAAACATGTTCACGTCACTCCCATCTGCAAACCTAGCCTCGGACTAGATATCCCAAGGAACTTCCTTGTCATGTCAATTCTTTCCTTCATGTCACAGGTTGTGGAATGCCTGTCAGCAGAAAACCAACCTATAATGACCTCTTTGAACAATTTTAATGTgggttctggttccagacacTGCACTGGAACTGCACTTATCAATGTTACATAgattctcctcctctcaacTTATTCCAAGCAATCACACATATCACTGATAACAAACTCTTCTTGATAAAATCAATTCCTACAAACTTTCCCTCAAAGCATCCGCGGTTGGGTCCCTCCTTTTCATTATGTATGTGTTCCTATTGCTATGATCATCTAttgtctctgtctttgtttccACTGCTATGCTGATTATATCAACTCTAAATCTATACCTGGACCATCACCTTCACCTCACCCTCAACAACGATCAATTGATCAACAACTCCACGACTCCATACACTCATGTTGagagtatttattttatttattacctTGGACTTACTCTTGACACCCCCAAAACTGCCATTTTTGTCGATCACTCTCTTATTCCTCCAGTGCATCACTCACATACACCTTCATTACATCTAGACTTCACTACTGTAATAAATAGGAATCAAACCTGGCAACAGAcctttctctgctgctgtctccaccTTCTGGAACGCTCTGCTCACAACCATACTAACCTTCAAAACATGACTCAAAACTGTTTGAGATTGttttaatttgctgtttttttccttttattacTTCCTTTGTGTATTacttgtgtttttaatctgaAGTACTTCtgaagttgtttttattttaaaatgtgcttttttggTACAGCCTCTCTACAGATAAGATGTATTCTTCTTCTCATTCTTATCCAGATGAGAAGGCAAGAATCTTATTTGCAACAAAAAACATGCAGTTGGCTTTAGCTTCTTTATCCATTACCGATGCCATGTTTATAAGAACTTCAGTTCCTCTGAAGCATCAGTGAGCAACAGaagagtaaacacattctttttcattggtctctctttttcttcttgattTGTTAGCTTTCTGGTTCCTTAAAGCAGCATATTGGAGATTTTCCTCTTGAACCTGGtaagatacaaaaaaaataataaaagtatgTACGTTTGATGACAAAACCTGAGAACAAAATTTAAAACAATGTACACTATTGCTACTGTCAATATCACATCAACGCTGTTCATAAATACAGTAtacaaacatcttttttttttaaaataatctgatAAGAATGAAGTTTTATTCTGGATTTCTATGTCTATAATGTCACCCATGTAAAGGGAATACAATGGTAGAAGCTGGTTGAATGGACAATTggctataatatatatataatcatgGCTTGATCATCTTCGAACACAACACTTACTCATGTATTCATTCTAACACAATAACACTCACCCTTTCAATCATATCACAGGATGGATCTGTTTGATCTgtttaaaaatatcaaatacagCTTTACTTCCAAAAACTTTACTTTTAAATTGAAATGTGATATAATTGACTGAAGGACAAGAACATTTACCTGTATGCTTGGAGCTAATCCTCTTGTACACTTTGAACAGTGTTAAAGCCAGTAAAGCACACAGGATGGTGATGAATGCCAAAGCACCAGTCAAGAAatacaccagcagcagcaggatcggAGAATTTACTTTGTCTGTATTTCACAGATTAAATATTCATACAAACATCtctcaggttttttttaaataattgtattaaatattgttttactTACTCTGAATATTCAGATttgttccatttccaaacagaatttgtccacatgctgcaacagcacaatggTAGGTCCCAGCCTTGGAAGTATTCAAGTTCCTCATGGACAAATTGTAGAAACAGGTGAGGTTTTTTCTCTCACACTGTTCTTTCTTGCCTCCATGGGTGTAAATGAGCTCTGGTTCAGACTCTCCTGACTTCTTGAACCAGTAAACTGCGTGTTCCTCATCACAGGTCCGATTATGTACTCTGCAGTTCAGAGTCACAGAACCCCCAGACTGAACAGACTCTGATGGTGACTGATGGACCTCTACTGGTACGGTCAAATGTAAACTCGTAACATGGACAATATAGATATTTTCAAAGTTAAATGCGTTCACGTAGCTACTTGTGCAGTAATAAATTCCTGAGTCTGAAATCCTCAGCTTTGCAATAATCAAGTGGTAGTTACTCTCTGTAAAGTTTACTGAAAAGTGATTGTTTAACTTCCCTGTGCGCTCTACCTTTTTATCATGTTTATAGAAGTTAGAGAGGAGTATCGGTTTCTCTCCCTGTGTTTGCTTGTACCAATGGAACGTATTTGCAGAGTTGTCCTTATAAGAGCACTGCAGTGTCATGTTTTCCCCAACAATAGCAAATACTAAACTGTTCACTGGATACACAAATGAGGATGTTTCATCTGTCAGGActgaatgaaaaagaaatcaacaaaattaacaaaaatacttcatttataaatgtttaGCATGAAATTATCGATACATCCACAAGATGATAAAACTTACCAAAACCCCACAAGCAGAGAAAAGGGATATACAAAGCAAACTTCAATGACCCCATCGTGACGAGCATGTCTAGATGAATGATGTGATCCTTCATTTATGCGATACTCGTAATCAATAGAGCAAATTTGATTGGCTACCctgaagtgacattgactgccCTAAAATGGGAACAGTGAACACGTGTTCAGTAGATCATACCTTGTCAAAGTTTCTTAAGCCCATTCCCTGAAAGTATATTAATGTCAATGATGGACCTTTATTTACGCCACTACCTAACATAATGCTGAATTCATGGTTTATGTTCAGGGAACGACTGATGTCTGTATCCAATCCTCCACCTGGTGAAATGTAATTATGAAAATATTAATTGTAACAGTCAGAGAAAATTGGGTGAAATTTCACATTATTGGTGCAACTCATGAAAAAGATTCAGTCAATGCAGTTTTATAGTCTTAACATGGTTTTACCACAAAGACCAAGAGGAATAATGAGTGAAATTCCAAGTCAGCCACTTCTGAGCCAGTTGACAGAGTGACTGAATTATGTTTTCTTACCTTGTAGATGGAAGTCTTTCTGACAAACAAGAAGAGCCATGACATCTTTTGTCTAGCTTCCTGTTTCATTGATAGCTTCCAGCCCTCAAAGGTGTGAAAAACTTTAAAGAAATGAAGTAGATAACATGGAGAGAAGTAACATTTGGGGACAAAACTTATATAAGCCCTGTTGCTGTTCTATTTGATTGTCTTTTAGGGTAGTTTATAGCTAAGCTATATGTGTCATTTTTATAAAATTAATCCAAATTTTCACCAAATTGTGCCAACGATGCAATGTGAGAAATGATGCATATGTTTATAGTACTCTAATGTGGATTACATTAATAGCACAACAATGGCAATTTTATTACccctatttatttgtttttaactgtttttgctgttgaacaacaaaatcaaagcatcaaagtcaTCCATTTTGACTTCTGTGCAATGACACTGCAAAGACTTCCTGTATGAAACCACAAAGACGGAGGGGAAAATGTCAAGCCCACTATGCATGTATGCACAAGTATGACCAACACAGCAGAATGCACAGCAATATAAATAGCAAACAAGTAGAGCAACAATTAATGTTGTGTTCTTGTTTTTGGACCACAGTGTTTTTCTGGGGAGGGGCAGGCACAGTGTGTCTATTCTgatgtaaaacatttaaaacccaTGTGTGGAACTGCTTCAAAAGATAGAGGGAAGACATTGAGCTTCTCATGCAGTTCTGATTAACTTGGTGGAAGTTGAGATTTATGTTCATAGTGGAGCCAAGGGCTGTCATGCAGTAGTAGAATAAGAAATGTCTGAGAAGTTGACAACATTTCAAAAGCACAGAGACTTCTCTTTATAGGGCGTCAGCGGTTCTTGTCCCATGCCCCAGGAGAGAGTAGAGCACTGACTCTCATGCATGAATGGGTGTTTAGCAGTTTGGGGAGACTGCTAAGCACAGTGTTGTAGGTGGAAGAAAGGTTAGACCTTAGCCCTCCACCTCgtctattttttgtttgttgtcgTAGCCTGGCTATGATGGCTTCTCCTATACCACATTTAAATCATCCAGCTTCCGTGTTTAAattctttaaattatttttttaaaatgggaaaACAACATAAATCTACTTAAAAAATACAGCAGAAAGGCAAGCATACCCTTATTCATTATAAATGCAACATGAGCCATAAGGGGTTGATTTTGATCCCCTTCTCTTGTGAAATTAACTTGACTCAGGAAGTGCCGCTACAATGGAACATATTTGGTCGTTACGTCTTTGTGGCCACCTTTGAACAGAAACTCTGCATAGACTTCCTGTCGGCAGCCACACGGACAAAGTGAGCGGAGTGACCTTGAAAAAGTGCACACTGAAGGGAGACAGATCTAATCTTTAACTGGTAACCTCACAGAGACCAgggtgtcaggttgtgtcattCAAACTGTACATTTAGAAGAAACCGTTAAAGATATCTATAGTAAAAAGCTGTCCTTATTGGAAAATATTTGACCCTTATCGATTTAGCAAATTGGAAATGATGGCCATTCAGTCCCACTGAGAACACACGGTAGAACATTTGATTGTGAATTTAAATATAACGGGTAGGTGAAATATCAACATCATTATCTTTGGTGTAGAGCTCTAGTCTAGCAACACTGCTGACTGATCTCAAACTATGAACACCAAGTAGGCCTAATTTTATCCCACACCAATTAGAGCCTCATAATCCTTTGGAAATAAGTGGTGTATCCAGAGAAGACCAGAAGTCCCGACCCTTccttatatatatgtatatatatgtatgtgtgtatgtatgtatgtaggtTTTACTATAGATCTGATGAAGTTGAATCTGTCTTTAATGTGGTTTTTGACACCTAATCAACCGCAT harbors:
- the LOC101063762 gene encoding uncharacterized protein, yielding MKDHIIHLDMLVTMGSLKFALYIPFLCLWGFVLTDETSSFVYPVNSLVFAIVGENMTLQCSYKDNSANTFHWYKQTQGEKPILLSNFYKHDKKVERTGKLNNHFSVNFTESNYHLIIAKLRISDSGIYYCTSSYVNAFNFENIYIVHVTSLHLTVPVEVHQSPSESVQSGGSVTLNCRVHNRTCDEEHAVYWFKKSGESEPELIYTHGGKKEQCERKNLTCFYNLSMRNLNTSKAGTYHCAVAACGQILFGNGTNLNIQNKVNSPILLLLVYFLTGALAFITILCALLALTLFKVYKRISSKHTDQTDPSCDMIERVQEENLQYAALRNQKANKSRRKRETNEKECVYSSVAH